In one window of Thermodesulfobacteriota bacterium DNA:
- a CDS encoding TetR/AcrR family transcriptional regulator, whose translation MGRKSMADTRRQEIIDAFYRCVNSEGLASASIRKIAGQAGVQPSVIHHYFKDRDEMIAQMVTFFSDTIFTDFIRKMDRYKNPETRFFKALEFMYSPGMINEEYSGFFLECCVEARRNPRVRETLARTFSRFRQTIIANIEAMDILNDLTKQQKENYASMMIAVHEGLELQWYIDPRAVSLKKAAALSRQIIDMIVADSRRVSAPETGGDGIE comes from the coding sequence ATGGGCAGAAAAAGCATGGCGGATACCCGCCGACAGGAAATCATCGACGCCTTCTACCGGTGCGTCAACAGCGAGGGACTGGCCAGTGCTTCCATCCGCAAAATCGCCGGCCAGGCCGGGGTCCAGCCGAGCGTCATTCATCATTACTTCAAGGACCGGGATGAAATGATCGCACAGATGGTGACCTTTTTCAGCGACACCATCTTTACTGATTTTATCCGCAAGATGGATCGCTACAAGAATCCCGAGACACGATTCTTCAAGGCCCTGGAATTCATGTACAGCCCCGGCATGATCAACGAGGAATACTCCGGGTTCTTTCTGGAGTGCTGCGTGGAGGCCCGGCGCAACCCCCGGGTGCGGGAAACCCTGGCCAGAACCTTCAGCCGCTTCCGGCAGACCATTATCGCCAATATAGAAGCAATGGACATCCTGAACGACCTGACAAAACAGCAGAAAGAGAACTACGCCTCCATGATGATCGCCGTCCATGAAGGACTGGAGCTGCAATGGTATATAGATCCCAGGGCCGTGTCCTTAAAAAAAGCCGCCGCCCTGAGCCGCCAGATTATCGATATGATTGTCGCCGACAGCAGGCGGGTATCCGCCCCCGAAACAGGCGGCGACGGAATCGAATAA